The genomic interval CGGCAGGCCGCTTGTACTCGTGGGCATGATGGGCGCGGGCAAGACGACCGTCGGTCGCCGCATTGCCGCAAGGCTGGAGCGCCATTTCCTCGACAGTGACGAGGAAATCGAAAAAGCGGCGCAGATGACCATTCCCGAAATTTTCGAGCAGCGCGGCGAGCCCGAATTTCGCATGGGCGAAACGCGGGTCATCGCCCGTGTGCTCAAGGAAGATGGCGTCGTGCTGGCCACCGGCGGCGGCGCATTCGTCAATCTCGAAACCCGGGCCTTGGTCAAGGACGAGGCGATTTCGGTCTGGCTCAAGGCCGAGATCGATATCCTGTTCGAGCGGGTGTCGCGCCGCTCCAACCGACCCTTGCTCAAGACCGCCAATCCCCGCGCCACGCTCGAAAAGCTGATCGAAGATCGCTATCCCATCTATGCCGAGGCCGATGTGACCGTGGTGTCGCGCGATGTGCCCCAGGATGTGGTGGCCAGCGACGTCATCGACGCCGTGCTCGCCTATCTCAAACGTCAGGACCGCTCCTAATGGCCGATATTGCCCACACCGTTCATGTCGCTCTGGGCGAGCGCGCCTATGACATTCTGATCGGTGACCGGCTGCTGGATGATGCGGGGGCAATTCTGGCCGAGCGCTTCCCCGGTCGCCGCTATGGCATCATCACCGACGAGATGGTGGCGCAGGCGCAATTGCCCCGCCTCATCAAATCGCTCGATGCCGCAGGCCTCGGTCATACCGAAATCATCCTGCCGGCCGGCGAAAGCACAAAGTCATGGGCCTTTCTCGGCCAGGCTGTCGAAGGCATTCTGGCCGCGCGGCTCGAACGCGGCGATCTCATCATCGCCTTGGGCGGTGGGGTGATCGGCGATCTCTCGGGCTTTGCAGCAGCGATCGCGCGACGCGGCATGGATTTCGTGCAGATGCCGACCTCGCTTCTGGCGCAGGTCGATAGCTCGGTCGGCGGCAAGACCGGCATCAATTCCCCGCATGGCAAGAACCTGATCGGCGCCTTCCATCAGCCCAAACTGGTGCTGGCCGACCTCTCCACCCTCGATACGCTCAGCCCGCGCCAGTTCGCTGCCGGCTATGCCGAAGTGGTCAAATATGGCCTGATCGACGATGAAGACTTCTTCTTCTGGCTCGAAGAGCATCAGGCCGAAATCTTCGCCGGTGGCCCGGCGCGCGGCGAAGCCATTGCCCGCTGCTGTGCCCACAAGGCGCGCGTCGTCATCGAAGACGAAAAAGAACTCGGCGTCCGCGCGCTACTCAATCTGGGCCACACGTTTGGCCATGCGCTCGAAAAAGACACCGGTTATTCGGACCGCCTGCTGCATGGCGAAGGCGTCGCCATCGGCATGGTGCTGGCCCACGGCTTTTCCGCCAAACTCGGCCTCGCCCCCAGTCAGGACACCGGCCGCATCGCCGCGCATCTGAAAAAGTCCGGCCTGCCCACCACACTGGCCGACATCCCCGGCACGCTCGGCTCAACCGAGACCCTGATGGCCGCCATCGCCCAGGACAAAAAAGTCACCCGCGGCGCGCTGACCTTCATTCTGACCTGTGGCATCGGACAGGCGTTTATCGAACGCAATGTCGATGGCGCGGCAGTCGCGGCATATCTGGATGAAATGCGGGGCTAAGCCTCTTCCCTCTCCCGCAAGGGGAGAAGGGAAGAGCTCACCCCGCCGCCCCCTTGAACGACGCGTCTCTGCGGCACATTTATGCTCTGCAACCCCATCTATCGATTGCGGGCCTCTTGTTCGGCATGGTCACGGCAACCCGCGCGCGTTAAAATGGTCCCTCGGTCGGCAGGACGTCGATGGCCAGGGCGTGAACCCGGCCTTTGAGGTCGGCATCGAGCACTTCATTGATCGCGCGGTGTTGCGCAACGCGGCTCATCCCGTCAAAATGACGGGTCGCGATTCTGACACGAAAATGGGTTTCACCACCCTCCCGCCATCCGGCATGACCGAAATGTTTGTTCGATTCGTCGATCACATCAAGGAATACGGGGGCAAATTTGTCGGTAAGCTTGGCGGTCAGGGTGTCTTTGACGCTCATGGCGGCGGGCCTTCCATCTGGTGTGGCACTTAACTAGGCGAGAATGAAACTGTCGTCCAAGATCTTTGATTCCATTCGCATCAAGCCTCGCAAGGAAGAAAAGCCTGCGCAGGTTGAGGACGTCTGTGACTGGGAAGGCTGCGTAAAGCCCGGTGAATACAAGGCGCCAAAGGGCGCAAAAGGCGCGGGGCAGTACCACCACTTCTGCCTCGAGCACGTTCGTCACTATAACACCTCGTTCAATTTCTTTGCCGACATGGACAAGGATGAACTCGAGGAAGCGCTGCATACGCCCCCCAAGGCCGAGGCGCGCTCAAGCTTTGCCACCGGCAATCCGGGCGTGCGCACCTCGCGTGCGGCGCGCACCGCTGCCTCCAGCCTGCGTCCCGGCGACAAGTATGGCGACCCGTTTGGCGTGTTCGCCAAGTACCGCCATCG from Devosia sp. 2618 carries:
- a CDS encoding shikimate kinase, giving the protein MNRPDAASRQARAEQLVRQLAGRPLVLVGMMGAGKTTVGRRIAARLERHFLDSDEEIEKAAQMTIPEIFEQRGEPEFRMGETRVIARVLKEDGVVLATGGGAFVNLETRALVKDEAISVWLKAEIDILFERVSRRSNRPLLKTANPRATLEKLIEDRYPIYAEADVTVVSRDVPQDVVASDVIDAVLAYLKRQDRS
- the aroB gene encoding 3-dehydroquinate synthase, coding for MADIAHTVHVALGERAYDILIGDRLLDDAGAILAERFPGRRYGIITDEMVAQAQLPRLIKSLDAAGLGHTEIILPAGESTKSWAFLGQAVEGILAARLERGDLIIALGGGVIGDLSGFAAAIARRGMDFVQMPTSLLAQVDSSVGGKTGINSPHGKNLIGAFHQPKLVLADLSTLDTLSPRQFAAGYAEVVKYGLIDDEDFFFWLEEHQAEIFAGGPARGEAIARCCAHKARVVIEDEKELGVRALLNLGHTFGHALEKDTGYSDRLLHGEGVAIGMVLAHGFSAKLGLAPSQDTGRIAAHLKKSGLPTTLADIPGTLGSTETLMAAIAQDKKVTRGALTFILTCGIGQAFIERNVDGAAVAAYLDEMRG
- a CDS encoding BolA family protein; translation: MSVKDTLTAKLTDKFAPVFLDVIDESNKHFGHAGWREGGETHFRVRIATRHFDGMSRVAQHRAINEVLDADLKGRVHALAIDVLPTEGPF
- a CDS encoding DnaJ domain-containing protein, with the protein product MKLSSKIFDSIRIKPRKEEKPAQVEDVCDWEGCVKPGEYKAPKGAKGAGQYHHFCLEHVRHYNTSFNFFADMDKDELEEALHTPPKAEARSSFATGNPGVRTSRAARTAASSLRPGDKYGDPFGVFAKYRHRQAQTPAAERIKPLHEPDRRALETLGLVGPTKSDDIKSAYKTLVKIHHPDANGGDKSSEDRLRAIIAAYSHLKKAGFVAK